A DNA window from Corynebacterium ciconiae DSM 44920 contains the following coding sequences:
- a CDS encoding peptidylprolyl isomerase translates to MRAMTQKTATATMHTNYGDIVLELFGNHAPVTVDNFVGLAQGTKDYRANNANGTSEGPFYDGAIFHRVIDGFMIQGGDPTGTGRGGPGYTFEDEFHPELQFDRPYLLAMANAGPGTNGSQFFITVAPTPHLNNHHTIFGEVTDEDSKAVVDKIAKVPASRFDNRPHDPVVIESIEIQ, encoded by the coding sequence ATGAGGGCTATGACTCAGAAGACCGCAACTGCCACGATGCACACTAATTACGGTGATATCGTTTTGGAACTCTTTGGCAACCACGCACCGGTCACCGTCGACAACTTCGTCGGCTTGGCCCAGGGCACCAAGGACTACCGCGCTAACAATGCCAATGGCACCTCCGAGGGCCCCTTCTACGATGGCGCCATCTTCCACCGTGTGATCGATGGCTTCATGATCCAGGGCGGTGACCCCACCGGTACCGGCCGTGGCGGCCCCGGCTACACCTTCGAAGACGAGTTCCACCCCGAGCTGCAGTTCGATCGCCCCTATCTGCTGGCTATGGCCAATGCAGGCCCCGGCACCAACGGCTCTCAGTTCTTCATCACTGTGGCGCCTACCCCGCACCTGAACAACCACCACACCATCTTCGGTGAGGTCACCGATGAGGACTCCAAGGCCGTGGTGGACAAGATCGCTAAGGTGCCTGCCTCCCGCTTCGATAACCGCCCGCACGATCCGGTGGTTATCGAATCGATCGAGATCCAGTAG
- a CDS encoding rhomboid family intramembrane serine protease encodes MNSSTLARWYREAPVTVILVAVNCAFYLITAIESRSLQHNLEGSSLGEALVFFPPHAAYMGFTGVFPAVGHAFLHVGFAHLLMNMFLLFLIGREIESYVGSRLMLAAYMCSVVGTAACLTWAAPLDSTAGASGAVYALMVIFIVLCHRTGRDVRGPAVLLAVNVVYTFIAVNVSLWGHIGGIIMGCLLAWPLVYGSARQRTPIVGLVLGASLCALLVGFAKISTSIL; translated from the coding sequence ATGAATTCCTCTACTCTCGCCCGCTGGTACCGCGAGGCGCCGGTCACTGTCATCCTCGTCGCGGTGAACTGTGCGTTCTACCTCATAACAGCCATCGAATCCCGCTCCCTGCAACACAATCTCGAAGGCTCCTCTTTAGGCGAAGCGCTCGTGTTCTTCCCGCCGCACGCGGCCTATATGGGGTTCACGGGCGTGTTCCCCGCAGTGGGGCACGCCTTTTTGCATGTGGGATTCGCCCATCTGCTCATGAACATGTTTCTGCTCTTTCTCATCGGACGCGAGATTGAGAGCTATGTGGGCAGCCGCCTGATGCTAGCCGCCTATATGTGCTCGGTGGTGGGCACCGCCGCGTGCCTAACCTGGGCGGCCCCGCTGGATTCCACTGCAGGCGCTTCAGGGGCGGTGTACGCGCTGATGGTGATCTTCATCGTGCTCTGCCACCGGACAGGCCGTGATGTGCGCGGTCCGGCCGTGCTGCTGGCGGTGAATGTGGTCTACACATTCATTGCAGTCAATGTATCGCTGTGGGGACACATCGGCGGCATCATCATGGGCTGTCTGCTCGCCTGGCCCTTGGTGTATGGCAGCGCGCGGCAACGTACCCCCATTGTGGGTCTTGTGTTGGGGGCCAGCCTGTGTGCTCTGCTTGTAGGCTTCGCCAAGATATCCACAAGCATCTTATGA
- the crgA gene encoding cell division protein CrgA gives MPKAKVTQSSTTVSTSTASRTPVKINSSGTPLWYKILMFGLILLGLAWLVVNYLAGPQIALMRDLGPINFAIGFGLLIIGLLMTMGWR, from the coding sequence GGCAAAGGTTACGCAGAGCTCGACCACGGTGTCGACGTCGACGGCTAGCCGCACCCCCGTCAAGATCAACTCCTCCGGCACCCCGCTGTGGTACAAGATCTTGATGTTTGGCCTGATCCTGCTCGGCCTGGCATGGCTGGTGGTGAACTATCTGGCTGGTCCTCAGATCGCCCTCATGCGCGATCTCGGCCCTATCAACTTCGCCATTGGCTTCGGCCTGCTCATCATTGGCCTGCTGATGACGATGGGCTGGCGTTAG